From Streptomyces sp. NBC_00376, one genomic window encodes:
- a CDS encoding DUF6000 family protein, translating into MHLIHANYTREDESKRTPFLQALSAAAHTITDEELEILLESEWRSRLTAAWLIGFDRREHFRDVLDDLLLASRLCFSGTASP; encoded by the coding sequence CTGCACCTCATCCACGCCAACTACACGCGAGAAGACGAGAGCAAGCGCACCCCCTTTCTTCAGGCCCTGAGTGCTGCCGCCCACACGATCACCGACGAAGAACTCGAGATCCTGCTGGAGAGCGAATGGCGCTCCCGCCTCACAGCCGCCTGGCTGATCGGCTTCGACCGCCGTGAACACTTCCGCGATGTCCTCGACGACCTGCTTCTGGCCAGCCGACTCTGCTTCTCTGGCACGGCGTCCCCGTGA
- a CDS encoding SAV_2336 N-terminal domain-related protein produces MPDALARLLQALSRVSLPAGADAGTLADAVWLAASGVVGEGGVPSTAVHADEMTPDPAPDVVAGADGDAPENVRAAGAPSRGSAELSLRRSGTGTTVRGVPLSLGRADPLPDALAVGRAIQPFRRPWRRGGRSRLDIEATVEHYARGGPLVPLFRPAPEPWFEAVVLVDSSLSMSVWEETSRAVIRLLTALGGFRAVHTWRLEWQGPEPRVLDHHGREVRGARVPHHGSGTQGRRLVVVVSDCAARGWHTPAPWLLLREWGEQIPVALLDPLPPRLWRRSALNLTAVSVTGGRAGSPNGSLRFTVPPRLRPRAYEEDDKTAGSWSALPVVSCTPHSLGAWANTLMRSDPAGCGAVLVPATGRLPEGRAGSAPARQPDPALLAEAFAHTAPAPAVRLAVLCSGLRELPLPLLHVLRDQAVPAATYSDLAEVLTSGLFVIRRDPGGDPVLVLHAAARTYLRTHLTTHDEWQTRAAFSRHAAAHPYAPQGIAAVLHDAWAADELPVADSPLADSVTVPARSVGRGQTTERPIPGKGRAGGAAGPDDEASIVASDIGDAVQSLMGPAVDTLRDARILLRHLIAYTRSALSSPLGGWPGRDTYLDGLRTAEGPLKPVDVVDDLSRYPSTEGVDLRRRPQEDDATGQGLVWHAPGGPLHVTVEDALGSGAAASSLIEFRMLLDESDKPDGLAPLDRSVTVVEREAPQAGVAVVFLLQTRYGAAPPDSPAALAAALRTLHRRAGSPTHSEMIGRAAQESPPVSLRSTTLYEWFAGGSVPTDGKAFDWLTRHLVRQAEPEGDGGRTLFRLAALRHHAAAAEKRRGRRPSGRHSRLGRPVAELVEDAERLELAPYQVRDSDLRLQAVVRDCAAGASVMALLVGPPGSGKSRASVEAARLLPRDWWLWEPSSGAELEAALDAPSTIGPCTVIWLDKAERYLLDRSDGGRGERIASGLRSLLLTVDRGPVLVLGSLRTEDGNTLANVPGATDDDPHVQARTLYEESLVFETLPTGDSAVERYLSGTGVERAVMDAVVDAAIDARRCGHGPLMSGTLLAEGAVDYLGTGSAPSIPGDVPVDALIGMGLSPVPPAAHDAGGSRPHFRLSDDIVRHRRELRRRLAPPESLWNALAEHASAPDLEAIARAARERGDTEHAERFRVLADFAQGGREPSVVHANAAPALRKLLRRTDLTPAEARAAADQALAWLRADQGTESSQYVLNGLLPRTGLSREQTAEVVHHALGWLSVHGGIQAGAFVVAPLLAVTGLGESEARQVLEYAMGWLDVHGGSLSAQFVLRPLLRHRELSEEQIHSVADRALNWLDLHGGHRTNQFVLSAALRRDDLPPELLTRFVTLGIDWLRAVGIDSSAKFVLRPLLQRTDLTPEEARGTVIPAMRWLRRHGTTRDAQFVFNALLYREDLAQKEAREAGEMALNWLRAHSSDPSARYVLRPLLERSDLGRVLTTLAVEAGTEWSRARLNNGESDAGVQQPLSQHADAPGPVRRYVVLVAEISGFSDAETAVQVDRQHALHAVLGIVLTNVSDVHCERRRTGDGEMLLFFPHETRRASLVRDLLRHVESALHDHAVSGELRLRVALHSAEIGRDEQVWRGRAFVTATRLADSPALRAALDAGGRSPVAAVVSEELFAIAFPEGGPLANMFRPIHVTTKEDLVRAWISVAGFEEPPGIEAWTRRAQR; encoded by the coding sequence GTGCCTGACGCTCTGGCCCGCCTTCTCCAGGCGCTGAGCCGGGTGTCGCTGCCTGCCGGGGCAGACGCGGGCACCCTCGCCGACGCGGTGTGGCTGGCGGCCTCCGGTGTCGTCGGAGAAGGCGGCGTACCGTCGACGGCCGTCCATGCCGACGAGATGACACCGGACCCGGCGCCCGACGTGGTGGCGGGTGCCGACGGGGACGCGCCCGAGAACGTGAGGGCCGCCGGTGCACCGAGCAGGGGAAGCGCGGAGCTGTCCCTGCGCCGCTCCGGGACGGGTACGACAGTGCGCGGTGTCCCCCTGTCCCTGGGGCGCGCCGATCCGCTGCCGGACGCCTTGGCCGTCGGCCGTGCGATCCAGCCGTTCCGCAGGCCGTGGCGGCGTGGTGGGCGCAGTCGGCTGGACATCGAAGCCACCGTGGAGCACTACGCACGCGGAGGCCCCCTGGTCCCGCTGTTCCGCCCTGCTCCGGAGCCCTGGTTCGAGGCGGTCGTCCTCGTGGACTCCTCCCTGAGCATGAGCGTGTGGGAGGAGACCTCACGCGCGGTGATCCGGCTCCTGACCGCTCTGGGAGGATTCCGCGCTGTCCACACCTGGCGGCTGGAGTGGCAGGGACCCGAGCCGCGTGTACTCGACCACCACGGGCGCGAGGTTCGCGGCGCGCGCGTCCCCCACCACGGCAGCGGCACCCAGGGCAGGCGCCTGGTCGTGGTGGTCTCCGACTGCGCCGCCCGCGGCTGGCACACCCCGGCGCCCTGGCTGCTCCTGCGCGAGTGGGGCGAGCAGATCCCGGTGGCGCTGCTCGACCCGCTGCCCCCGCGTCTGTGGCGCCGCTCCGCCCTGAACTTGACCGCCGTAAGCGTGACGGGTGGTCGGGCAGGCAGTCCCAACGGTTCCCTCCGCTTCACGGTGCCGCCGCGGCTGAGACCTCGAGCGTACGAAGAGGATGACAAGACCGCCGGGTCGTGGTCCGCCCTGCCCGTCGTGTCGTGCACCCCGCACTCCTTGGGCGCCTGGGCGAACACCCTCATGCGCAGCGACCCCGCTGGATGCGGCGCCGTCCTCGTCCCCGCCACCGGCCGCCTCCCCGAGGGGCGCGCGGGATCGGCTCCGGCCCGGCAGCCCGATCCCGCCCTGCTGGCCGAGGCGTTCGCCCATACGGCGCCGGCCCCCGCCGTGCGCCTGGCCGTCCTCTGCTCCGGCCTGCGGGAGCTGCCCCTTCCCCTCCTGCACGTGCTGCGCGACCAGGCGGTCCCCGCGGCCACGTATTCCGATCTGGCCGAGGTCCTGACCAGCGGCCTGTTCGTGATACGGCGCGACCCCGGCGGTGATCCGGTGTTGGTCCTGCACGCTGCCGCCCGGACGTATTTGCGCACGCACCTGACGACCCACGACGAGTGGCAGACCCGAGCCGCCTTCAGCCGGCACGCCGCCGCGCATCCGTATGCTCCGCAGGGCATCGCGGCCGTCCTGCACGACGCGTGGGCAGCGGACGAACTCCCCGTGGCGGATTCGCCGTTGGCGGACTCCGTCACCGTGCCTGCGCGCTCGGTCGGTCGCGGGCAGACAACAGAGCGCCCGATCCCCGGCAAAGGACGTGCGGGTGGGGCGGCCGGTCCGGACGACGAGGCGTCGATCGTCGCAAGTGACATTGGGGATGCGGTGCAGAGCCTCATGGGCCCTGCCGTCGACACGCTCCGGGATGCCAGAATCCTTTTGCGGCACCTGATCGCATACACGCGCTCTGCGCTGTCGTCTCCCCTGGGCGGCTGGCCGGGGCGGGACACCTACCTCGACGGTCTCCGCACGGCGGAAGGCCCGCTCAAGCCTGTCGATGTGGTCGACGATCTCAGCAGGTACCCCTCCACCGAGGGTGTCGACCTGCGAAGGCGGCCCCAGGAGGACGACGCGACCGGGCAAGGCCTGGTGTGGCACGCCCCCGGCGGCCCCCTGCATGTCACGGTGGAGGACGCGCTCGGGAGCGGCGCGGCAGCCTCCTCCCTCATCGAGTTCAGGATGCTTCTCGACGAGTCGGACAAGCCCGACGGTCTCGCGCCTCTGGACCGGTCCGTGACCGTGGTCGAGCGGGAGGCTCCTCAAGCGGGCGTGGCCGTTGTCTTCCTCCTCCAGACCCGGTACGGCGCGGCTCCACCCGACAGCCCGGCCGCGCTCGCCGCCGCCCTGCGGACACTGCACAGGCGGGCCGGCAGTCCGACGCACTCGGAGATGATCGGGCGGGCCGCCCAGGAGTCGCCTCCGGTGTCCCTCCGGTCCACCACCTTGTACGAGTGGTTCGCCGGAGGGAGCGTTCCGACCGACGGAAAGGCCTTCGACTGGCTGACACGCCATCTCGTCCGACAGGCGGAGCCGGAAGGCGACGGCGGCCGGACGCTGTTCCGGCTCGCCGCGCTGCGCCATCACGCTGCCGCGGCGGAGAAACGGCGAGGCCGCAGACCGTCCGGACGACACTCACGACTCGGCCGTCCCGTCGCAGAACTCGTCGAGGACGCCGAGAGGCTGGAACTGGCCCCGTACCAGGTGCGCGACAGCGACCTACGGCTACAGGCCGTCGTGCGGGACTGCGCCGCCGGGGCCAGCGTGATGGCTCTGCTCGTGGGGCCGCCCGGCTCCGGCAAGAGCCGGGCGAGCGTTGAGGCCGCGCGCCTGCTGCCGCGCGACTGGTGGCTGTGGGAGCCTTCCTCCGGTGCCGAGCTGGAAGCGGCCCTGGATGCCCCGTCCACGATCGGCCCGTGCACGGTGATATGGCTGGACAAGGCGGAACGCTACCTCCTGGACCGGTCGGACGGCGGCCGGGGTGAGCGCATCGCGTCCGGATTGCGGTCCCTTCTGCTCACGGTCGATCGCGGTCCCGTACTCGTACTGGGATCGCTGAGGACCGAGGACGGGAACACCCTGGCGAACGTCCCCGGAGCCACCGACGACGATCCTCACGTGCAGGCGCGCACCCTGTACGAAGAGAGCCTGGTCTTCGAGACCCTGCCGACGGGTGACAGCGCGGTCGAGCGGTATCTCTCCGGGACGGGCGTCGAACGCGCCGTCATGGACGCCGTCGTGGATGCCGCGATCGATGCCCGCCGTTGCGGACACGGCCCTCTGATGTCCGGCACACTCCTCGCGGAGGGCGCCGTGGACTACCTCGGCACCGGGTCGGCCCCGTCCATTCCGGGGGATGTCCCTGTCGACGCCCTGATCGGCATGGGCCTGTCCCCCGTGCCGCCGGCGGCGCACGACGCGGGCGGCTCGCGGCCGCACTTCCGGCTCTCGGACGACATCGTGCGGCACCGACGTGAGCTCCGCCGCCGTCTCGCCCCGCCCGAAAGCCTGTGGAACGCCTTGGCCGAGCACGCGTCCGCACCGGACCTGGAGGCCATCGCCCGGGCCGCGCGCGAACGCGGCGACACGGAGCATGCCGAGCGCTTCCGCGTTCTCGCGGATTTCGCTCAGGGGGGACGTGAGCCGTCCGTCGTCCACGCGAATGCCGCTCCCGCGCTGCGCAAGCTGCTCCGGCGCACCGATCTCACACCAGCAGAGGCACGGGCCGCCGCCGACCAGGCCCTGGCCTGGCTGCGCGCCGACCAAGGCACCGAGAGCTCCCAGTACGTGCTCAACGGTCTACTGCCACGTACCGGCCTGTCCCGGGAACAGACTGCAGAGGTTGTGCACCACGCGCTGGGCTGGCTGAGCGTACACGGAGGCATCCAGGCCGGGGCGTTCGTGGTCGCCCCCCTCCTCGCGGTCACCGGACTGGGCGAAAGCGAGGCACGACAGGTTCTGGAGTACGCCATGGGGTGGCTCGACGTCCATGGCGGGAGTCTGTCGGCGCAGTTCGTGCTACGCCCCCTGCTCCGGCACCGCGAGCTGTCAGAGGAACAGATCCACAGCGTCGCAGACCGCGCGTTGAACTGGCTGGACCTGCATGGCGGCCACCGCACCAACCAGTTCGTCCTGAGTGCCGCACTGCGCAGGGACGACCTGCCGCCGGAGCTGCTGACCCGGTTCGTCACCCTGGGCATCGACTGGCTCCGGGCGGTCGGCATCGACTCGTCGGCCAAGTTCGTCCTGCGCCCCTTGTTGCAGCGCACCGACCTCACCCCCGAGGAGGCGCGTGGGACCGTGATTCCGGCGATGCGCTGGCTGCGACGTCACGGCACCACCCGCGACGCCCAGTTCGTCTTCAACGCCCTGCTGTACAGGGAGGACCTCGCCCAGAAAGAGGCACGGGAAGCCGGGGAGATGGCGCTCAACTGGTTGCGTGCACACAGCAGCGATCCTTCGGCCCGGTACGTGCTGCGCCCCCTGCTGGAGCGCAGCGACCTGGGGCGGGTACTGACCACGCTGGCAGTGGAGGCCGGAACGGAGTGGAGTCGCGCCCGTCTCAACAATGGGGAATCGGACGCGGGTGTCCAGCAGCCGCTGAGTCAGCACGCCGATGCACCGGGCCCCGTGCGGAGATATGTCGTGCTCGTAGCCGAGATCTCGGGCTTCTCCGACGCCGAGACGGCCGTCCAGGTCGACCGGCAACACGCGCTGCACGCTGTCCTTGGCATCGTGCTCACCAACGTGTCCGACGTGCACTGCGAAAGGCGCCGCACAGGGGACGGCGAGATGCTCCTGTTCTTCCCCCACGAGACCCGTCGCGCCAGTCTCGTCCGGGATCTGCTCCGGCACGTGGAAAGCGCTCTGCACGACCACGCCGTATCCGGAGAGCTGAGACTGCGCGTCGCTCTGCACAGTGCGGAGATCGGCAGGGACGAGCAGGTGTGGCGCGGTCGAGCGTTCGTGACGGCTACCCGGCTGGCGGACTCACCGGCTCTGCGTGCCGCTCTCGACGCGGGGGGCCGATCGCCGGTGGCCGCGGTGGTGTCGGAGGAGCTGTTCGCCATTGCCTTCCCCGAAGGGGGGCCCCTGGCCAATATGTTTCGCCCCATCCACGTGACGACGAAAGAGGACCTCGTACGAGCCTGGATCTCGGTCGCCGGATTCGAGGAACCGCCCGGCATCGAGGCGTGGACCCGCCGGGCTCAGAGGTAG
- a CDS encoding helix-turn-helix domain-containing protein translates to MHECNGKPRRQEALRVPATAQWVSTTTGRLTTCPYSWMQAVHWVGGSGLYTPSRIHGPKWGPTTVLVAQELSALTECRPGVNYLTRKLKLSRRTVQYHLDMLREAGLLVYRTKGTRITGSIRQASVYERVIPAEFDEALGIRTVQHDETAPAHTRVPVGIAEEGRKLIGRLAKKAARKVRRRRTRTPNWGRSRCTPMEGGTSTSSPTAISTSPSETKLASGSTSHPPQKKAGHRPQKLNKTGRRYQLGHELVTNVPWLQRASVPRISWIARHCADEGWTWREVQAAAEEHSPIDPADTRRPSGLLAHRIKGSHLLYADPNSRRLMVLEWQESRAQEHFRHAGYDQRAPHRVPASSRVREAQGAIRAALQAANAPRPTRSDEENEPMYAAGDLDLRALTPQEIGIHRAYATADPTYVRSLLHTMTDTAVRQLLTSNLVDQALAALRLTEMEPVLAF, encoded by the coding sequence GTGCACGAGTGCAATGGCAAGCCCAGGCGTCAGGAAGCCCTGCGAGTACCCGCAACCGCCCAGTGGGTCTCCACCACGACCGGCCGCCTCACGACCTGCCCCTACTCCTGGATGCAAGCCGTCCACTGGGTAGGCGGCTCCGGCCTGTACACCCCGTCCCGCATCCACGGACCGAAGTGGGGGCCCACTACTGTGCTCGTCGCCCAGGAGCTGTCCGCGCTCACCGAGTGCCGGCCCGGAGTCAACTACCTCACCCGTAAGCTGAAGCTGTCCAGGCGGACCGTGCAGTACCACCTCGACATGCTCCGCGAGGCCGGCCTCCTCGTGTACCGCACCAAAGGCACCCGCATCACCGGCAGCATCCGCCAGGCATCCGTGTATGAGCGGGTCATCCCTGCCGAGTTCGACGAGGCCCTCGGCATCCGCACGGTGCAGCACGACGAAACCGCCCCCGCGCACACCCGTGTCCCGGTCGGGATCGCCGAAGAGGGGCGGAAGCTCATCGGAAGGCTCGCGAAGAAGGCCGCCCGAAAGGTACGCCGCCGCCGGACCCGCACCCCCAATTGGGGCAGGTCACGTTGCACCCCAATGGAGGGTGGTACCTCAACGTCTTCTCCCACAGCAATCTCCACCTCTCCCTCTGAGACAAAACTCGCCAGCGGGAGCACCAGTCACCCCCCTCAGAAGAAAGCCGGCCACAGGCCGCAGAAGCTGAACAAGACCGGTCGCCGCTACCAGCTCGGCCACGAGCTCGTCACCAACGTGCCCTGGCTACAGCGCGCTTCCGTCCCCCGCATCTCGTGGATCGCTCGGCACTGCGCCGACGAAGGATGGACATGGCGCGAGGTCCAGGCCGCCGCCGAGGAGCACAGCCCCATCGACCCGGCGGACACCCGCCGGCCGTCCGGTCTCCTCGCCCACCGGATCAAGGGCTCCCACCTGCTGTACGCCGACCCCAACAGCCGCCGCCTCATGGTTCTTGAATGGCAAGAGTCCCGGGCACAGGAGCACTTCCGGCACGCCGGATACGACCAGCGCGCCCCGCACCGTGTTCCGGCCAGCAGCAGGGTTCGTGAAGCACAGGGCGCCATCAGGGCCGCGTTGCAGGCAGCGAACGCCCCTCGCCCTACCCGCTCCGACGAAGAGAACGAGCCCATGTACGCGGCTGGTGACCTCGACCTGCGCGCGCTCACTCCGCAGGAAATCGGCATCCACCGCGCCTACGCAACCGCCGACCCTACTTACGTCCGGTCACTGCTTCACACCATGACCGACACCGCAGTCCGTCAGCTCCTCACCAGCAACCTCGTCGACCAGGCCCTCGCTGCACTCCGCCTGACCGAGATGGAACCCGTCCTCGCCTTCTGA
- a CDS encoding AAA family ATPase: protein MSWNPYYRGDGKQRDTPLADPPPWRTFPRTPQHRQYQPPPGLVDAVNTALHLRRPLLVSGPAGSGKSTVIEQVAHELDLGPVLRWHITSRSSLTEALYRYDALGRIHAQSLRAATPHGRAGRAAGHGRSRDDISPFLQLGPLGTALLPGERPRALLIDEIDKSDLDLPSDLLEVLERGEFEIPELVRYRRPRVLVRQWHSDEEHSVERGRVRCTQFPFILLTSNGERDFSPAFLRRCIRYAMPPLDEGLLKGIVQAHFDDVPDSVEKLVTAFAGRVGAGEHLAIDQLLNAVALLTGDHAPAPDQYKELRKLILRELSRA, encoded by the coding sequence GTGAGCTGGAATCCCTATTACCGCGGCGACGGCAAGCAGCGGGACACTCCGCTGGCCGATCCGCCCCCGTGGCGCACGTTCCCCCGTACGCCGCAGCACCGGCAGTACCAGCCACCGCCTGGTCTCGTGGACGCGGTCAACACGGCCCTACACCTGCGCCGGCCACTCCTCGTCAGCGGACCGGCGGGATCGGGCAAGTCCACCGTGATCGAGCAGGTCGCTCACGAGCTGGACCTCGGCCCTGTGCTGCGCTGGCACATCACGTCCCGTAGCTCGCTGACCGAAGCCCTGTACCGTTACGACGCTTTGGGGCGCATCCATGCCCAGAGCCTGCGCGCCGCGACGCCGCACGGACGGGCGGGCAGGGCGGCGGGGCACGGGCGCAGCCGGGACGACATTTCCCCCTTCCTCCAACTGGGTCCGCTGGGTACCGCTCTGCTGCCCGGGGAGCGGCCGCGCGCCCTGCTCATCGACGAGATCGACAAGAGCGACCTGGACCTGCCCAGCGATCTGCTGGAAGTGCTGGAGCGCGGTGAGTTCGAGATCCCCGAACTCGTACGGTACCGCCGCCCCCGCGTCCTGGTCCGGCAGTGGCACAGCGACGAGGAGCACTCCGTCGAGCGCGGTCGCGTGCGGTGCACGCAGTTCCCGTTCATCCTCCTGACCAGCAACGGCGAGCGGGATTTCTCACCGGCCTTCCTGCGGCGCTGCATCCGCTACGCCATGCCGCCGCTGGACGAAGGACTACTGAAAGGGATCGTCCAGGCTCACTTCGACGATGTGCCTGACAGTGTCGAGAAGCTCGTCACAGCGTTCGCCGGGCGTGTCGGTGCGGGCGAGCATCTGGCCATCGACCAGTTGCTGAACGCCGTGGCCCTGCTCACCGGCGACCACGCACCCGCACCGGACCAGTACAAGGAGCTGCGCAAGCTGATCCTGCGTGAACTCTCCCGTGCCTGA